CATGCTCGGTGAACGCTTTACTACCGTCCAATTTCTGGGTGCCGGCTTGGTATTCATCGGTATTTATTGCAGCCAGGGACGAGGCTTCACGAGGCGGAAAGTTGCTTCGCAGGTGAAGGGATAAGGCGTAGCGGATTGGCGTGTTCGACCAGAGCCCAAAGGCCCTGCTCTGTCACGGCGGAATTTCGACAAAGCCAGGCAGGCTACAACGCAGCTCGGCTTGGTCGGCTGGAAATGAAAAAGGCCCGCAAGAGCGGGCCTTTTTCTTCAACAATATGAAGATGGTCAGAATTAGCCGCCGATGAGCTGCATGGCCATCCTGGGCAGGGAGTTGGCCTGGGACAGCATGGCCACCGCGGACTGCGACAGGATCTGCTGGCGCACGAACTCGGTCATCTCGGAGGCGACGTCCACGTCGGAGATGCGCGACTCGGCGGCTTGCAGGTTCTCGGCCTGGATCTGCAGGTTGGAGACGGTGTTCTCCAGGCGGTTCTGCAGGGCGCCCAGGTTGGCGCGGATCTTGTCCTTGGAGATGATAGCGCTGTTGATGGCTTCCAGGGCCTTCTGGGCATTCTCCTGCGTGGAGATGGAAGCGCCAGCGGCGGTGGCGCCGGCGCAAAGGCCCACGCCCAGAGCCGAGGCCGTGGAGTTGCCGATGGCGATGTAGTAGTAGTCCTCGGCCGAGTCGTTGCCCGTGCCGAAGTGGACCTTCAGCGGGCCGGTGGAAGCAAGCGCGGAGCCATCATGCGTGCTGTTTGCGCCGGACAGGTTGCCGTTCAGCAGATAGACGCCGTTGAAGTCGGTCGCGCTGGCGATACGCGTGATTTCCGAAGCCATGGCCTGGTACTCGGAGTCGATGATCAGGCGCTGGTCGGAGTTGTAGGTGCCGGTGGAGGCCTGCGTTGCAAGCTCCTTCATGCGGATGAGCTTTTCGTCAATGACCTGCAATCCGCCGTCAGCCGTCTGGATGAGGCTGATGGCGTCGTTGGCGTTGCGCACGCCCTGGTTGAGGGACGAGATGTCGGCGCGCATGAGCTCGCGGGAAGCCAAACCGGCCGCGTCATCGGCGGCGGTGCCAACGCGCAGTCCCGAGGACAGGCGGCGGGTGGACACGGACAGGTTGGAGTACGAAGTGCTCAGGTTGCGGGCCGCGTTCGTCGCCATCAGGTTGTGATTGATCGTAAGAGACATAGTTGATTCCTCCTTGAAGTGTGTTGGCGTCCTTGCCAATGTGAACTATGCAACTCTTATCGGCGGCCCCGTTGGAAACTTTAGGGAATTATTCCGGTGCTTCCCGGATGAGGTTCGTCGACCGCCAACCCGCCTGGCACAAGGATTCGCGGCCATGATGTATGGACACCGGGCCTGAAAAGCTGTACCAAATCTGAAAAATCGCTCAGGCGAGATCAACCAAACCCACCCGAATCTGCGCAATGACCAATTACTACCGAATGACCATCAAGAAGCGTTCAAAGCGGAAGACGATCGTGCTTGTCATGATATGCTTCATGGGTATTCTCAGCCTAATGCCCATGCTCGACCGGGATGACAGGCAGGAAGGAGCCTCGGACTCTCGTGCTGCAAGCAAGCCCGGAGCCGCAAGGGACGAGTTCACGGAAGCGACTGGACAGGCCGGTAACGAAATCCTTGCAGGGGACAGTGGCGTGGATGCCCTTCTACTCAAGGAAGGCGTCGTGCAGAAGGGCGATACAGTCATGACGCTGCTCGGTGACTTCTTTTCCCCCGCCGAAATTATTTCCCTGGCCCGCGAATGCGAGGAAATTTTTTCTTTGTCGCGCATCTGCGCGGGCCATGCTTTCGCCATCACGACCCAGGGCGATGATTTTCACGGCTTCGAGTATGAGATCAGCGCGGCGGAGAAGCTCCGGATTCTCAAGGCGGAAGAGGGCTTTCAAGTCGAGCGCGCACCCATCGAGTACGATGTGCGCACGGAGCGCGTGTCGGGCGTGATCACCAGCAACCTTTACGCTGCTGTGGACGCTGCCGGCGAATCGCCGGAACTCGCCGTGCGGCTAGCGGAAATTTTCGCCTGGGACATCGATTTCATTCGCGACATTCGCGAGGGCGATACGTTTACCGTATTGGCGGAGAAGCGCTCACGGGATGGCCAACCCGCAGGCTATGGGCGCATTTTGGCGGCCATGTTCATCAATCAGGGGCAGGTCTACAAGGGCTTTCTCTTCGAAACGGCCGAGGGCCAAGCCCACTTCTATGATGAGAACGGCCGTTCCATGCGCAAGGCCTTCCTCAAAACTCCGCTAGACTTCGCCCGCATCACTTCGGGATTTTCACGCAAGCGGTTCCATCCCGTGCTCGGTGTCAACCGCCCTCATCTGGGTACCGATTACGCCGCACCCACAGGCACGCCCATCAAGAGCGTGGGGGATGGTGTGATCACGGTCCGGACCAGGAATAACGCATCGGGCAACTACATCACCATCCGCCACAACAACAGCTACGAGACATCCTACCTGCACATGAGCCGCTTCGCGTCCGGCCTCAAACGCGGTTCGCGCGTGCGGCAGGGGCAAGTCATCGGCTACGTGGGCCAAACTGGCTGGGCGACCGGGCCTCACGTCTGCTTTCGCATGAAGAAGAACGGTCAGCATATCAATCCAGTCAAGCTCAAGACGCCGCCGGCCGAGGGAGTGCCCCAGGACCGCAGAGAGGCCTTCGCCGGATTGGTCAGCCATCTGACCACAACGCTGGAGCAGGATGCGAGTCACACCGCGGAAGCTCAGCGTCAGACCATTCCCGCGATCTAGCCTTGCAGCTTGCCGGGCAGTAGGGGAGGCTTGCGCCTCTCTGGGCATGTGGCGATGATTTTGGTCAGATAGCGCCATAAACGCTTGGCTTATGGTCGCATTCGTGACTGCGGGGAATTCCGACAGCTATAATTATTTATACGTACCATGGAGTTTTGCGCACAGTGAGGGCAAGACTCGTTGCATGAGCCGAGAACACACAAAACCCCGCCGGGAAGTCACCTGACGGGGTTTATGCGCTGGGAGGCTTGCAAGGCCTCCCGTGTGGCTGTCGCGAAACGTGGATCTCGACGGCTGGAATTAATCCAACGTCGGGCACCAGGACAACAGGTTAAAAGGCTTGAACTCGTTGCCGGGATCGATGGCGTAGCGGCATCCCAGGCGGGAGTCGTCGCGCTTGTTGGCGATAGTATCGTTGGATCCCTTGTAATACGGGCAATCGTTGTTGTTGCAGACGAGAATTTCGCCCCACCATGTTTCGGGCGGTGCGATCCAGATTTTAAGCTCGCTGCCGCAATGCGGGCAGGTGTGCGTTCCAAACTTGTTGTCGGACATTAGCTGCTCCTTTGGGCAAATCTTGGTATCGGGACGCGAGATCAGCGTCGCGAAACATTAAATAAAGAGCAAACCGAGAACGTCAACACCCTGCGCTACGCTTTTTGATCAAGCTCCGCGCTGGAGTAGGAGACAAGCAGGTATACCTTACCGCCGTCCGCCAGGGAGTGATCGAGAATTCTCGACGATTGCCGGTTTGCCGAGTATTGATGGAGATAGATCATTTCGAGGAGCAGTGCATGGTTTTTCAGACATGGTGGATGATGGCTTTCCAGCGTCTCGGTGAGTTCTGCTCCGGTGCCGACAGGGCGCCCATGGCTGCGAGCTTCGATAAGAGCTATCTCAATCTGGTCCAGAATTCCTTCGCCAGAGTCCAGATGAAGCCTGCCGATACATATTTCCTCGGCAGCATACTGGGCATAGTGACGGTTCTGCTCATGGGCTATCTCCTGCGTCATAATTACAAGAAGCTTCATTATCATCTGCTGGCCATGTTCGCCGGCAAGAAGCGCCTGGAAGACAATCGACGCATTCTAGAACACCTCGCCAAGGCTGAATCACCCTTGGAAGTGCATCAGGGCGACGGCAAGAATGCTCGCTACCTGTCCGAAGGGAAGATAGAAGAGGTTGGTCCTGCAGGTTTCGTTCTGAAGGTCATGGGCAACTCGGCTAACATGCGGTTTCCCGTGGGCAAGATGCTTATGTTCCTGTTTCGACCCATTCAGTTCAAGGACCGGCAGTTCAACCACTTCAATACCTATCTTGAACGAGTATCCCAGCCCGGCTCCAGGGAATATCTGCTGCATTTTCAGATGCCCATGTCCCTCAACTATCTGCTCCGGCGTAACCATTCCCGCTATGAGGTGGAGCGCCAGAGCTTCATCAAAGGCAAGCTGTGGCTGGAGCGCTGGGAGGATGGCCGCTCGCGTCTGCGCTTGCTCGGTCCGTCGTTGCGAATCAACATGGACAAAGCCGGCGACGCTTGGGTCCACGACATTTCAGCCGGAGGCATCCGTCTGGTGCTGCCCGAGGGAGCCCGTCCGCAAGCCTATAAACAAGGCAAGGACATGTGCCTGCAGCTTTTCCTGTTCAATCCCGCCAAGGGCAATTATCGCTGGATTTGGCTCGGCGTCACGGTGACTAAGGTATTCACCAGCGGCAAGGGTCTTAACCTGTGCATGCGTTTCGCCGCCTTGGGCAGCGTGGTCAATGCCGAGGAAAGCGAGATGCGTTGGGCCGACATTGGCGTGGCCGAGGGTCTGCCGGGAATGAACCGCGTCATCGATGAGTGGGAGCATTATCTGGCAGGACGTCAGGAAAAGGATCAAGAGGCTCTGGTCTGAGTTGTCGGATACCGGGCTTCCTTTCCCTAACGCTTGAGCGTAAGCTTAAGTATTAGATTGGAACCAGGTGCTCCGCATGGCAGCCACGATAATCGTTAGCGATAGCGCGGGCAAGCGGCGTGAAATCGTCGTAAGCCGCGACAGCAGTCTGTCCCAGGCCTTGTTCGCCACAGGACTGCGCCCGCCTCTGCCACTTTGCTCGGGCCTGGGCCGTTGCGGCCTGTGCCGTGTGCGCTATCTCACCTCCGCCACCGAATTCCCGCAGCCGACGGATACCGAGCTCGAAGTCCTCTCATCCGCTGAATTGGAATCCGGCATGCGCTTGGCCTGCCGCCATTTCCCACGTTCCGGCGATCATATCGAACTGCCCCCAGTGGCCTCCAGTGTGCCCGTCGAGGTCCACGAGGTGCTGACCTCGCCAGTCGGGCCATTGCACTTGGCCGTGGATCTGGGCACCACCAGCGTGCACTGGGAAGCATTTTCGGAAGGAGTCGTTGTTGCCCGCGGCCGGGCCTTGAACCCGCAGCTCGGCGCGGGCAGCGAGGTCATGTCCCGCTTGGCCTTGGCGGCAAGGGGAGAGGCCGGGCTTCTGCGTCAGGTGGTTCTGGATTTGCTCGTGCGCATCGCGCGCGCATTGCCGGGTCCGCTGGAATCCATGTGCGTGGCCGGCAATTCGGCCATGACCTATCTGTTGCTGGCGCTTTCGCCCGACGGCCTGGCCGCCGCTCCATATAAGCTGGACTTTCGCGGCGGGGTCTGGCATAGCCTGACCCCCGACTTGCCGCCTTGTTACATCCCTCCGCTGTTCGGCCCTTTTGCAGGGGGAGACCTGAGCGCCGGCTTAGCTGCTCTGGACGCCCTGGACGCAGGCGGACCCACGCCCTATCTGTTGGCGGACATGGGCACTAACGGCGAGTTCGCCCTGGTGCTCGATCGGGAACGGGTGCTCGTGGCCAGCGTACCCTTGGG
This region of Desulfocurvibacter africanus subsp. africanus DSM 2603 genomic DNA includes:
- a CDS encoding ASKHA domain-containing protein, with amino-acid sequence MAATIIVSDSAGKRREIVVSRDSSLSQALFATGLRPPLPLCSGLGRCGLCRVRYLTSATEFPQPTDTELEVLSSAELESGMRLACRHFPRSGDHIELPPVASSVPVEVHEVLTSPVGPLHLAVDLGTTSVHWEAFSEGVVVARGRALNPQLGAGSEVMSRLALAARGEAGLLRQVVLDLLVRIARALPGPLESMCVAGNSAMTYLLLALSPDGLAAAPYKLDFRGGVWHSLTPDLPPCYIPPLFGPFAGGDLSAGLAALDALDAGGPTPYLLADMGTNGEFALVLDRERVLVASVPLGPALEGIGLRHGSLAGPGVATRFELGPQGLTCSVLGDGSRPVAVSGTGYLSLVSVLLRVGLLDAQGRFRTESTTPLAMRLARELGASTRGEARLRMAPGLWLHAGDVEELLKVKAAFNMALSALLAEAGLPASELTAVFLAGALGEHTAPGDLERLGFLSPVLAKRVRVAGNTSLAGARRLLENTAARKQLEQLADRATVLDLTARPTFERDYLTRMVFEYVP
- a CDS encoding M23 family metallopeptidase; translation: MGILSLMPMLDRDDRQEGASDSRAASKPGAARDEFTEATGQAGNEILAGDSGVDALLLKEGVVQKGDTVMTLLGDFFSPAEIISLARECEEIFSLSRICAGHAFAITTQGDDFHGFEYEISAAEKLRILKAEEGFQVERAPIEYDVRTERVSGVITSNLYAAVDAAGESPELAVRLAEIFAWDIDFIRDIREGDTFTVLAEKRSRDGQPAGYGRILAAMFINQGQVYKGFLFETAEGQAHFYDENGRSMRKAFLKTPLDFARITSGFSRKRFHPVLGVNRPHLGTDYAAPTGTPIKSVGDGVITVRTRNNASGNYITIRHNNSYETSYLHMSRFASGLKRGSRVRQGQVIGYVGQTGWATGPHVCFRMKKNGQHINPVKLKTPPAEGVPQDRREAFAGLVSHLTTTLEQDASHTAEAQRQTIPAI
- a CDS encoding flagellin, whose protein sequence is MSLTINHNLMATNAARNLSTSYSNLSVSTRRLSSGLRVGTAADDAAGLASRELMRADISSLNQGVRNANDAISLIQTADGGLQVIDEKLIRMKELATQASTGTYNSDQRLIIDSEYQAMASEITRIASATDFNGVYLLNGNLSGANSTHDGSALASTGPLKVHFGTGNDSAEDYYYIAIGNSTASALGVGLCAGATAAGASISTQENAQKALEAINSAIISKDKIRANLGALQNRLENTVSNLQIQAENLQAAESRISDVDVASEMTEFVRQQILSQSAVAMLSQANSLPRMAMQLIGG